In Lolium perenne isolate Kyuss_39 chromosome 5, Kyuss_2.0, whole genome shotgun sequence, the sequence acgaccttgaaaccgttccggatgccggtcatcagggtctttcaaactttgctggtcctgccgtgcttcctttgtatcatttgacttcccatacacgcccaagaagcttaggatgttcacgcaaatattcttcgtaacgtgcatcacgtcgattgcagagcggacttctaggactttccaatattctagctcctagaatatagatttcttcttccacatggctacgtgcccgtcaactcccttcggaactgattgtccgccaggaccctttccaaagatgactttcaaatccttgaccatatcaaatacctcagcaccagtgtgttccgcaggcttcggccggtgatctgccttgccgttgtaatgcttgcctttctttcttcctggatgacctttcggaagaaatcgacgatgcccaaggtacacgttcttcttacaatttggcaaatgtacactttcagtctcatgtaagcagtgcgtgcatgcattgtatcccttatttgacagtcccgaaaggttactaagagcaggccaatcgttgatggttacgaaaagcaacgctcgtaggtcaaattcctcttctttgtgctcatcccacacacggacaccaggtctgccccacagctgtaaaagttcgtcaactaatggccttaggtacacatcgatgtcgttgccgggttgcttcggaccttggatgagcactggcatcataatgaacttccgcttcatgcacaaccaaggaggaaggttgtagatgcatagagtcacgggccaggtactatggctggagctctgctcgccaaaaggattcatgccatccgtacttagaccaaatcttatgttccttgcgtcagctgcaaaatctttgaactctctgtcgatctttctccattgcgttccatctgcggggtgtctcaactccccgtccgacttacggtcctctttgtgccatcgcaacaacttggcatgctctttgttcctgaacagacgtttcaaccgtggtattataggagcataccacatcaccttggcgggaaccctcttcctgggtttacggccctcaacatcgtcaccagggtcatcgcctcgatcttataacgcaatgcggtgcataccgggcattcattcaaattctcgtattcaccgcggtagaggatgcgatcgttgatgcatgcatgtatcttcgaacctctaaacctagagggcagacaaccttctttgcttcgtacgtactggcgggcaactcgttattctttggaaacatattcttcaacattttcagcaagttttcaaatgccgagtcagctacacctgcctgtgccttccatttcagcaaatccagtgtgcagcccagctttttcagaccatcatcgcatccggggtacagcgccttcctgtgatcctctaacatgcgatccaaattctccctctctttttcagtttcgcagcgtctccgtgcatcagcaatggtccgaccaagatcatcaacgggatcatcacgtgcctcttcttcaccttccccttcaccttccccttcaccttcagcatcctccatgaaagtatcaccgaaatgagcaagatagctttcatcgatgaaatcatccccttcttcatcttcttccattataacccctcattttccatgcttggtccaacaattatagcttggcatgaaaccgtgccgaagcaggtgcatgtgaacatctcttgaggaagagtaacctttctgattcttacagttaacacatggacagataacaaaacccccctgcttgttcgcattagccactacgaggaaatctttcaaacccgtactgaactcgccggagagtcggttaccgtacatccattgtcgattcatctgcattattataatataaaatatataattaaccatcatgcatttgttaaactaactagctacaaacaatataaattaaacaatgaactacacacacatgcatattttatcaacgacacatcaaaggttcaagttgctaaccgcgatcgaggaggaaaaaataaatgagaaagctcaagtgtggctccaacacttcatatcatgtttgtttcatgctcttggggcatttcatcaaacaccttatgtgcataagaggaaccaaaagcaaacctaacacccacttgtgaagtttgtgaagagaatggctccaaatggctaagtgttggctgctggatgggtatatatagggggggctttagtcccggttggcctggccaaccgcgactaaaggccctcgggcacctttagtcgcggttggcctggccaaccgcgactaaagccccccacgtgcaccggctggccaccgagcgccctgggcccaggcctttggtcgcggttcgcctcccgaaccgcgactaaaggtcccattagtcgcggttcctacagcttcgcgacttatggggctcaccggaagcctgtttttctaccagtgaaatGAATTGAAATTATTCAATACCAACCACGTAAAAGATCCGAGTTAGTAATTTGATGAGAGCATAGTATTGATAGGATCCTGGCATATACGtatctccttgccaaaagaaACCCATCCACCTGACCTTCGTCCCCAATACATTCGCAGCTAGCTAGCTTACCAGGTCGTCTGCAGATTCACAAGTTTATACATCATCACGGAACGTTCACACGATATTTATTTTAAGATGATGTCTTGTGCACTGCAGCTTTCGAAGGGGTAGACACTGTTTTCCACACTGCTGCGCCGGATCCTGCCAACAACAACTTCCCTCTTCATTACAAGGTCAACGTCGAGGGTTAGTATCGTGAAATCATCTTATTTTCACCTTTTTTGACAGGTCTGCAAATTAATGTACTCACGGAACTTTTTTTTTGTTGCTTGAGCGCTTACAGGGACAAAGAATGTCGTCGAGGCTTGTAACACATGCAAGGTTAAAAAGCTAATATACACTAGCTCGAGTGGGGTTGTATTCGACGGAGTTCATGGCCTCTTCAGTGTAGATGAATCAACGCCATATCCAGATAAGGTTGCCTCGCATAATGACTCAATTATTCTCGCTTCCAtgtgttagagcatccccactcgttggcgctctccACGcctaaatccggcgaaattttcgtccggattggaggaagatttggcgtggggagcgccgaagttccagccgtccccccggcaggaaatcctcaacctcgaccatttgacatatttcaaacaaatttaacataaaatttaacaagttcggcgaccaagagtacgaaaattgctgaaacaaattcggcgataatcagtacaatgtttaacaagtgctgaaacaaatgaagcacacaatttcacaatttttcaaacaaattaagacagactagttggcgtcggcgttggcgttgcctcggagcctccatatgtgctccaccagatcatcttgcagcagctgatgcattgtagagtctcgaatctcctggcgcatagcaatgaaggcggcccatgatggaggcacctggtgattaggcggggtggtgccggcggcgagagagatacgaggggtgggggagattttgagcgacgtggcggtggggttcgtgcgtcgagtcaacgacagatcgggcccttccccgcttttcactcgtccggagtccccgataggtccccggggggccggggatggcgtgggctcgccggatggatgaagggccaaatccggacgaaaacgaggaaccgggggcgcgactggaccgaatttcgccgtccggatgggaaaaacgtcgctcaggggcctcgtcggggggacgagtggagatgctcttactgctTAAGGTTCTGCACTTCCAGGATGAAACCAAATGATATATACACTTATCCTTATCTTGGTATATAAATGTGCCTAAAAGCTGAAATGCCTCATGTGTATCCAGAAAAAGCAGAGCCACTTATTTTCAAACGGAGAGAGTAGTATAGTTGTTACGTTTGCATCTTGAGCTGTTTTTATATACAAGGTGAATTAGTATTTTATGCCCAATTTTAAAAATTAACTGGACCAAAAATATCTGAGTTATATGTACATAGCTattgtttttgaaatgtgagttcaCTGGCATGCTTTTTCTGCGAAATTAAATCACATTTTGCTGGTAAATTTAATGGTTAAAGTTGGAGACAAAGATGGAATCAAAATACAAAGTAGCATTCTAAGTATGGGGATCAAGTATCCCCGGTTCGTACCACCTTCCAGGTGGACGTCCTCTACAATACTCCACCTCCGCGTGTCTAAGCAAGCGCCGCCAAGCATAGCTTCGCCTCCTCGTTCTTCCTCGCCTCCTCTGCATCACCAGAAATAAGTCGGGAGCAGCTCACGGTCAACAACAGCGGGTGATGGCTCAAAAAATAAGAGAAAAACTAATCTACGATGGAAAAGAAAACTCAAATTTAACCCTACACCACGAATGCGTGGCCCCCGACAAAGATCATGGAGATCAACCTCAGAAGCTTGTTTAGAAACTAGACTATGGTTTTGCATCTGATACCATATAGAATGAGAGAGATTAACGTAATACGGTGCATGTTTTTATTGAGCCTCTCGGGTTAGTTATATAGTACTAAAAGATTTGAAGGCTAAGAAACTCTCCTAAAGATAAGGTGGAAGATGGATTACAAATTCTACACAAATCCCGTGTAATCTACAATTACTAAATATACTCGAACACATTTACCTAACAAATCACCCTAATAAAAATAATTAAGAATAAATTAACTCATTCTACTGCTAACCACCTTGTTTTGGTATTGTTAGTTTGCAGATGCCTACACAGAAACGAAGGCAGAAGCTGAAAAGCTAGTAATGAACGCCAATGACACAGATGAGCTTCTCACTTGTTGTATACGTCCTGGAGGCATTTTTGGTCCCGGTGGTAGGCTGGTGCCAATATTAGTTTCTTGGAGAGGATTTATTGTAAGCGCTTTTATATTGGGCGACATAACTATACAAGTGATAATATAATTAAAGTTAAATAACCTAGTGTACATATATATAATTTAGTATTTTCGTTTTGTAATACCACTGGAAACATTGTGCCCCGGTCCATGGAGGCATTTTTCGGTTGGCTGGTGCCAACAAAAACGGGACCTAAGATACTAAGCTACCAACCAAAACGTTAGGAGCAGCGATGGTTTCAGCTCAGTCAATACATTTTTGTCGACTTAAATTAACTCAAAGAAAATCCTTCATGCGTAGTTTAAATTATATTACACCGTGTTTATTGTTGCAGGTTATTATGGGTGATGGAAAGAATTGTGATGATTTTGTATATGTTGATAATGTGGTGCACGGTCATTTATGTGCTGAGAAAACACTTTCTACCAGAGAAGGTGCAAGGAGAAGTGGAGGCAAAGTACGTATTTATCATATGATTCATGTTTTTTCTGTCTTGACATGCTCAGTTTTTTTTGAGAGAAGGACATGTTTAATTATTTGATAGGCCTACTTTATAACTAATATGGAGCCAATGAATTTGTGGGACTTTTTCTATATGGTTTTGGAAGACCTTGGATACAAAAGGTGATGTTTCTCTATTTCCTCCTATATCATAGTGCATCAAATTCGTAGTTAAAGTGATTataaatttcaaagtttcatttTGTGTTGACACACATCCTCTGCCCCGACAACACATCTAAGTACAAGTACATGTGGAAACagcgttgttccgtggcttttatATATATGTGCCACCTTTATCTGCACTCTATGTTATCAATAGCGAGATAATATAGCAAATGACTATCATGAAATAGTTTTTCCTAACAGAAAATTGACATATTAATCACATGGCTTTGTATTTGGAAGTAATTAGTACACTTAATATAAATAGTACATGCCTCTTTATTTACAATTTTTCGATTTTATCTATATATTAATTTGTTGTGATAAAGTAAGACACAATCTGGTAATGACAATTATGTACTTCTTACAATTGGAGCAATATGGCAAGATATGAGATACTAACTTATGACGTTTATTTGCAGCCGATTTAAATTAAGAATACCTTTGTATCTCCTCATGCCTATAATATTTCTGGTTGAGTGGAGCTACAAGAAAATATTATCTCGCTTTGGAATGCATAACCCTAGCGCAGTAACATCCACAACCATTAAGTATGCCACGGTGAATAGAACATTCACCTGCAACAACGCTGCTGAACAACTTGGTTACAAACCAATAGTGTCACTCAAGGTTTGTACTACCCACCAGTTTTCTTCCGTATTTCTAACTTAGCATCTAATATTTATTTCATTACGCTGATGCTTTTCCCCATATAAATTTTTAGGAGGGAGTAAAGATGACTACTGAATTCTACAAGCAGTTCATGGCGTGAGATACACACATTTATCTAGAAAAAAATGATACAAAATTCCATCGACATCAATTACACTTATTGCCATGAAATAGATATGAACGAAACATATAATACATGTACATGATAGACATAGTTACCTTGTCTACGATTGAATCTTGCATATTTGCAATTGTATTTGACCATAAACTTATAAAGCTTTGTAACCACTACAAGAATCCATGCAGCTTACAACATTTTCCAAACGTCAGTTGCGAAACTAGAAACGTCACTAGCAGCCATGTATGCTGAATTTTGTGAAGAAAAAATTTATCGTACACTGATCGATCGAAAAATGCCATGTACGGTCGTGGCGTGTTGGATATTCATTGCACCCAACTGGATCACCCCAGCCTAGGCTCACTCACCCGTGACATTTTTTTCATCACGAAAACGTCACGCATGGTGACACATGTCGACGGCATCACGACAGTAGTTAGTGGTGCCTACTGACATCACATGCTCCGTTAATGATGTCATCGGACTCGTGACGTTTACAAAACGTCGCATGCAAGATGTTGTTACCAATGTTTGATGACGTCATCACGTGCAGGCAAAATGGTTTCATCACCCCTAGTGGACCAATCGGAGGACACGTGACCAATCGCATGACGATACATGGACCCATCACATGGACACATGGACTAATCAGAGGACGCCACATGGTCCAATCAGAGGATGACACATGGACAAATAAAATTGTGGCACATCGACAAATGGGAGGGTGTCACATGGCTTCCATATATGACCTTCTGCCTGCGGCGATTATTTTTCATCACGGCTGTTGACCAACCACTGCGCTACACTTGTCCACCATGGACGGCCTTTTTCCCCGATGTTTATTTTTTTTTTTGTCACGGATGATGACTAAAGAATTGGCGACATGTGTTTTCTGTACATGGGTGGATCTACAGAGTGGCCAGGGTGGTTCTTGGACCGCCCTGGGATTTTGGGATTTTAATATGACCCGTATATCCCGGTTGTAGGAGGATACTTAAGGACACATGTGTCTCTCTAATCTGCCTTTTGTTCAACTAGATATTCTTCCTTTCAATATCTCTATCCGTCTTGCAATCATACATACAAACAAAAATCATTCTGTCTTTAGTCACCGGTTAATCGCCGAATTCTGCCAAAACCTCTTCTGTAAAAAGAATTCTCCTTTGCACACAGCTCAAATTTTGAGTTGACTATTGTCGAAAAGACCCATCAATGCGGAAATCCATGGTGGATCCTTAGATGACATGATAGACACCACATAACCCGTTTTGTTGCCTTAGACTCGTTAGCAACAAAAAACACCCCTTAGCCGACAAAAAATTTCCGTGGTAGATAAAAACTTGTTTTGTAGAGATTTTCTATGATTTTTTTTTACCCAAACTTTCAAattttacctaaccttcaacggaAAACTTGTTTCAAATTTTCTTTGGCATACAAGAAATAAACCCCACCTTGATCCGAGCACCACAACGTCGAAACGAtgtcgatgccgatatcggcattgtAAGAATGGCAGTCACCGCCATGCTTGAATTCTTGGTCACTGCCGGCAACGCACCCCTCAGCCTCATGTCTCACCTCATTTCGCCAAACCAGAGATCGACGTTCTCTCTTTATCTCTCACTGACGAACTTGCACGCCACCAtgcgttgtgggtatacttcttgACGGAGAAGTAATATTGAAATAGTTGAATGTCGggggttacccggaggtggccctcGCGGAGcgtgacgtggttgctgatggccaaGATGTTGTTGGGCGAGATGTTGTGCGGTTGCAGCTGATACGCCTTCAGGATTTCCGTGAAGAAATTGCTGGGCGGAAGCGAGAAGCCTCGCTCAATCAACGCCTTGGTCACCACCCATTCTCCGACTTCGGGAGCAGGAGTCAGGGCACCCGGAACCGATCGCCAGGATCCGGGTTTCAAGAATCTctccgcctcgaggttgcggAGC encodes:
- the LOC127301852 gene encoding 3beta-hydroxysteroid-dehydrogenase/decarboxylase; the protein is MEPSRDSLDARWCAVTGGRGFMGRHLVMALLRSGGWRVRITDIGADAALEPVENEGLLGAALRDGRAVYVCADVCKLGQLTEAFEGVDTVFHTAAPDPANNNFPLHYKVNVEGTKNVVEACNTCKVKKLIYTSSSGVVFDGVHGLFSVDESTPYPDKFADAYTETKAEAEKLVMNANDTDELLTCCIRPGGIFGPGGRLVPILVSWRGFIVIMGDGKNCDDFVYVDNVVHGHLCAEKTLSTREGARRSGGKAYFITNMEPMNLWDFFYMVLEDLGYKSRFKLRIPLYLLMPIIFLVEWSYKKILSRFGMHNPSAVTSTTIKYATVNRTFTCNNAAEQLGYKPIVSLKEGVKMTTEFYKQFMA